A genomic stretch from Oreochromis aureus strain Israel breed Guangdong linkage group 17, ZZ_aureus, whole genome shotgun sequence includes:
- the LOC116320218 gene encoding interferon-induced protein 44-like has translation MNTKLTKSRQRAICSELGRVRLQLLYKASVHGFTGEAFHQQCDHRSPTVSVGYNNSGFVFGGYTKQPFNQSGGFVNDDKAFLFTFTGEQLLKYPVTGPENAVKMIGNSGPYFGEALVLVHGSKPVAYSSPGDDYNFTAEEMHGNDLNLTECEVYQVEESTELERPWRTIMWESEKREELIESIKSYKPTVSSVTQARVLLIGPVGAGKSSFFNSVNSVFRGHVTSQAISGSSSTSLTTQFRSYSVKAGREGKPLPIILCDTMGLEESKGAGLDIDDLNSILKGHLPDCYQFNPSAPLHPEAHGYRKSPGLKHKIHSVVYVIDSCKISIMPTGLEEKLDAIRRKVNLMGIPQLVLLTKVDEACPLVKEDVRNIYKSGYIKDMMQEVGSRLGVPLSCIIPVKNYSEELEVDTDCDILLLSAVIQMLRFVDNYFDELSDRMSNMQTKEVCPTSRPMTAGIDPSTSAFPTRISTDGSAGWSL, from the exons ATGAACACCAAGCTAACCAAAAGCAGGCAGAGAGCCATCTGCTCTGAGCTGGGGAGAGTCAGGCTGCAGCTGCTGTACAAGGCCAGCGTCCACGGCTTCACCGGTGAAGCATTTCACCAACAATGTGACCACCGCTCTCCCACTGTGTCCGTGGGCTACAACAACTCTGGTTTTGTGTTTGGAGGCTACACCAAACAACCTTTTAATCAGTCTGGAGGGTTTGTGAATGATGataaagcttttctttttaccttcacTGGGGAGCAGCTCCTCAAGTATCCCGTCACTGGTCCTGAAAATGCAGTGAAAATGATCGGAAACTCTGGACCTTATTTTGGAGAAGCACTGGTTCTTGTCCATGGAAGCAAACCAGTAGCGTACAGCAGTCCAGGAGATGATTACAACTTCACGGCTGAAGAGATGCATGGCAATGATCTCAACCTGACAGAGTGTGAAGTCTACCAAGTGGAGG AAAGCACTGAACTTGAGAGGCCATGGAGGACGATAATGTGGGAGTCTGA GAAGAGGGAGGAGCTGATTGAGAGCATTAAGAGCTACAAACCCACAGTCAGCTCTGTGACCCAGGCTCGGGTTTTGCTCATCGGACCAGTCGGAGCTGGAAAGTCCAGCTTCTTTAACTCTGTCAACTCTGTATTCAGAGGCCACGTCACCAGCCAGGCCATATCTGGCTCCTCCTCCACCAGCCTCACCACACAG TTTCGCTCGTACTCTGTGAAAGCTGGGCGTGAAGGGAAACCTCTGCCGATAATCTTGTGCGATACGATGGGGCTGGAGGAGAGCAAAGGGGCGGGGCTTGACATTGATGACCTGAACAGCATCCTCAAAGGTCACCTGCCCGACTGTTATCAG TTCAACCCTTCAGCTCCTCTGCATCCTGAGGCCCACGGCTATCGCAAGTCTCCTGGACTTAAACACAAGATCCACTCTGTGGTTTATGTCATTGATAGCTGTAAGATCTCCATCATGCCCACGGGGCTGGAGGAGAAACTGGACGCCATCCGCAGAAAGGTCAACTTAATGG GTATTCCTCAGCTGGTGCTCCTCACTAAAGTAGATGAAGCCTGCCCACTGGTGAAAGAGGATgtgagaaacatttacaagagtGGCTACATTAAGGACATG aTGCAGGAGGTCGGCTCCCGGCTCGGCGTGCCGTTGTCCTGCATCATTCCGGTGAAGAACTACAGCGAGGAGTTGGAGGTGGACACTGACTGTGACATCTTGTTGCTCAGCGCCGTCATTCAGATGCTTCGCTTTGTTGATAATTACTTTGATGAGCTCAGTGACCGAATGAGCAACATGCAAACCAAAGA